From the genome of Acinetobacter sp. TR3:
TTCCAAAAGTGCTATTTCGCGCTGAAGAAAAACGCGCTCGTTGGATTAGCCCAGATCGTGGAATTCGCTGAGTCGCAAGATTCATTTTGCTGAGACTAGAAATGAAAGCAAATAGTTTGATTATCGATGTACGTCGCCAACTCCCATGGCATAAGCGTTATTTTTCTACGACCACAACAGCAATGATGTGGGCAGGTTGGCTGCTATTATGGCGACCATTTATTTTGGTTTGGGTGTTAATTGAACTGCAAAAAACGCATCTTGCACAACGTTTAATGGCTGCATTCAGTCAAGGTCTTGAGCACGGAATTACAGCACTTTTCATGTGTGCGGTAGCATTATTATTATGGGGGCTTTTACCTTCAAAACGCGTACATAAAAAACATGCAATTGAAAAAGCACTACCTGATTATGCACGTTATTTTGAGTTGCCTGAACAAGAAATTCAAGCTGGTCGCCAACAAAAAGTAACCACGCTGCATCATGATGAAAATGGTAAGATTATTCGAGTTGAGTGAAATTTATTCGATTGAGAAGTATAAATGCCTTAATTTTAATTAAGGCATTTTTTTATGCTTGTCTTAAATTTTAGACATAAAAAAACCAGCTTACGCTGGATTTTATTTGCACCATGTTTCATTAGTTGAAAAATGGTGCCCGAGGCCAGACTCGAACTGGCACGCTTTGTGGGCGGGGGATTTTAAATCCCCTGTGTCTACCGATTTCACCACTCGGGCATGTCCGCAATAATAGAGGAGACTTTAAAACTTGGCAAGAGTAAAAAGCATTAATTGCTTTCTTTTCAATCAATTCATGTGTTTATCAGATAAAAATTAAGCATTGTCATATAATTTTCATGATTATTTCATCAAACTGAGATCAAACTTTCATTTATACAACTTAGTTTTAATTACTCAAAGTAATAAAATTAAGGTAGCTATCCAAATGACAGCAAAAATTTCACGACGGGAACTCATTCAAAAAAGTTTATTCGGTTTTGGGGCATTGTCTTTATCTGCGGGATTTACAGGATGTAATGACAGTTCAGATCAAGAAACAGCGACATTACAAGTTAATTTTGAACATGGCGTTGCCAGCGGTGATCCACTACAGGATCGCGTGATTTTGTGGACACGCTTAACACCAAGTGATAGCAG
Proteins encoded in this window:
- the pgaD gene encoding poly-beta-1,6-N-acetyl-D-glucosamine biosynthesis protein PgaD, which translates into the protein MKANSLIIDVRRQLPWHKRYFSTTTTAMMWAGWLLLWRPFILVWVLIELQKTHLAQRLMAAFSQGLEHGITALFMCAVALLLWGLLPSKRVHKKHAIEKALPDYARYFELPEQEIQAGRQQKVTTLHHDENGKIIRVE